GCGGTAGGCGGGCGCGTTCTCGTCCGGGAGCGGGGTGATCGCGGCGAAGGCGCGGCGGGTGAGCGAGCCGGGGTCGGCGTAGGCCTCGGTGACCGTCTTCTTGGGCCGGATCCGCAGCCCGCCGGTCGGCTGCGGCGCCTCGACCGGCCCCATGCGGCCGACGCGGTCCTGCGCCGCCTCGGGCAGGCCCAGCCACAGGTCGGCGCCGACGGGCCCGGCGACCTCCCGGGCGATCCACTCGCCGACGCCCAGCCCGGTGATCCGCCGGACCAGTTCGCCGGTGAGCCAGCTGTAGGTCTGCGCGTGGTAGCCGTGGTCCGTGCCCGGCTCCCACACCGGTGCCTGCGCGGCGACGGCCGCCGCCCCGAGGCCGGGGTCCGCGGCCTCCCCGGGGGTCAGCGGGCGGTCCAGCACCGGCACCCCGGCGCGGTGCCCGAGCAGGTGCCGCACCAGCGTGCGGTCCTTGCCCGCCGTCTTGTACTCGGGCCAGTACGTGCCCACGGGGGCGTCCAGGTCCAGTTCGCCGCGCTGGTGCAGCAGCAGGAGCGCGGCGGCGGCGACGCCCTTGGTGGCGGAGCGCACGACCTGCGCGGTGTCCGGCTCCCAGGGGGCCGTGCCGTCCACGTCCCGGGCCCCGCCCCACAGGTCCACGACCTTGTGCCCGTCGCGGTACACGGCGACGGCGGCGCCGCGCTCCCCGCCCCGCGCGAAGTTCGCGGCGAACGCCTCCCGGACCGGCTCGAAGCCCTCGGCCACCACGCCGTTCACGTCCACGCCCGCTCCACCCCTTCGGCCCTGCCTTCGACAGTGAGACCAACACGGACCGCAAGCCTGCGATTCCTTCGTTTCACCGGCCGGTGGGGATCGTTACGCCGCCGTTGCCGTCAGGTCCCGGTGGCCACCGACCTCGGGTCGAAGCCGAACGGCAGTTCCAGGCGGTGGGCCCGCATCAACGCCTCGTCGGACAGCAGCCGTCCGGTCGGGCCGTCCGCCGCGATCACGCCGTCGCTCAGGATCAGCGCGCGCGGGCACAGCTCCAGCGCGTACGGCAGGTCGTGCGTGACCATGAGGACGGTGACGTCCAGCGAGCGCAGGACGTCGGCCAGTTCGCGCCGGGAGGCCGGGTCGAGGTTGGAGGACGGCTCGTCCAGGACGAGGATCTCCGGCTCCGTCGCGAGCACCGTCGCCACCGCGACCCGGCGGCGCTGCCCGAAGGACAGGTGGTGCGGCGGCCGGTCGGCGAAGTCCTGCATGCCGACCCGCTCCAGGGCGGTGCGCACCCGCTCCTCCAGCGCGGCCCCCCTGACCCCGGCGGCGGCCGGACCGAACGCCACGTCCTCCCGCACGGTCGGCATGAACAACTGGTCGTCCGGGTCCTGGAAGACGATGCCGACCTTCTGCCGGACCGTGGCCATGTGCTTCTTGCCGACCGGCAGCCCGGCCACGGTCACCGTGCCGGTGCCGCCGCCCAGGATGCCGTTCAGGTGCAGTACGAGGGTGGTCTTGCCGGCGCCGTTCGGGCCGAGCAGCGCGACGCGTTCGCCGCGCGCGACGGAGAAGTCCACGCCGAACAGGGCCTGGTGGCCGTCGGGGTAGGCGAAGGCGAGGCCGGAGACCTCCAGGGAGGCGGGTGCAGTCACAGGGTCCATCCCAGCACACAGACGGCGAGGGCGGCGCAGGGCAGGGCGAGGGCGGAGGACCACTGCGCCCGGGACGCGGTCACCTCGTCGATCACCGGCATCGAACCGGCGTACCCCCGGCTCACCATGGCCAGGTGCACCCGCTCCCCGCGTTCGTAGGAGCGGATGAACAGCGCGCCGGCGGACTTGGCGAGCACCCCCCAGTGCCGCACGCCCCGCGCCTCGAAGCCGCGCGACTCACGGGCGATGCGCATCCGGCGCATCTCGTCGGTGATGACGTCGCCGTAGCGGATCATGAAGGAGGCGATCTGCACGAGCAGCGGCGGCAGTTTCAGCCGTTGCAGTCCGAGCAGCAGTTCGCGCAGCTCGGTGGTGGCGGCCAGCAGCACCGACGCGGCGACGCCGAGGGTGCCCTTGGCGAGCACGTTCCAGGCGCCCCACAGTCCGCCGGCGCTCAGCGACAGCCCGAGCACGTGCACCCGCTCGCCCTCGGCGACGAACGGCATCAGCACCGCGAACGCCACGAACGGCACCTCGATCAGCAGCCGTTTGAGCAGGAAGCCGGCCGGCACGCGCGCGCGGCGCGCGACGTGGGCGAGCAGCACGGCGTACACCGCGAACGCCCACACCGCCCCGCGCGGGGTGGACACCACCACCACCACGAAGGCGAAGGCGGCGGCCAGCTTGGTGTGCGGCGGCAGGGCGTGCACGGGCGAATGCCCGTGCCGGTAGAGCCGGTGCGCGTGTCCCGCTCCCACGTCAGACCCCGGTGCCCGCGGTCGAGGCGGGCGACACGTCGGTGCCGCGGCGCCTGCGCACGGCCCAGAACACCGTGCTGCCCGCGACGACGGTGACGCCGACGCCGATCACGCCCGCCAGGCCGCCGGACAGCCGGGCGTCGGCGACGTCCTTCACGCCGTAGCCGGCGAGCGGGGAGCCGGACGCCGTGTGCGGCCTGGCCCCGGCGTCGATGCCCTTGTCGTGCGCGACCTTCTCCAGGCCGTCGGGGCTGGAGGAGGCGTAGAAGCTGACGAACCCGGCGAGCACCAGCGAGGTGACCAGCCCGGTGACCCACAGCGTGCGCCGGGAGGTGCGCGCCGCCACGGGCTCCGCGGCGGCCGGGACGTCCACCAGCTCGCCGTCGACCCGCAGCTTGAGCCGTTGGCGCAGACCGCGCGCGCCGTGCACCAGGTCCGGGCGCACGGCGACGACGGCGCTCACCGTGAGCGCCGTGATCACGGCCTCGCCGACGCCGATCAGGACGTGGACGCCGATCATCGCGGTCGCCACCTTGCCGATCGGGACGTCGGTGGTGCCGCCGATCGCGTAGACCAGCGTGAACACGCAGGCCGCGGCCGGCACGGACACCAGCGCGGCGACGAAGGAGGCGACGGTCACCGCGCGCCGCCTGCGGGGCAGCACGGACAGCAGGGCGCGGAAGACGGCGTACGCCACGACCGTCGTGGTGACCGCCATGTCGGTGATGTTCACGCCGAGCGCGGTCAGCCCGCCGTCCGCGAACAGCACGCCCTGCATGAGCAGCACGACCGACACGCAGAGCACGCCCGTGTACGGCCCGACGAGTATCGCGGCGAGTGCTCCTCCGAGCAGGTGACCGCTGGTGCCGGCCGCCACCGGGAAGTTGAGCATCTGGACGGCGAAGATGAAGGCCGCCACCAGGCCCGCCAGCGGGGCCGTGCGTTCGTCGAGTTCGCGGCGGGCACCGCGCAGGCTCACCGCGAGGGCGCCGGCGGCGACCACCCCGGCGACGGCGGAGGTGGGGGCGTCGATGAATCCGTCAGGTACGTGCACCGTACGATTTTAGGCCCTTGTTGCGAAGACCTTGCAAGAGAGACCCGATGTCATCGCCCGGCGGGGTGTGTGCCGGGAAATATGGGACATTGGAGAGGAAGCGGAGGCACAGCTTTCGCATAGGTGACTCAGCGTGAAGGGGCGAGCCGATGCCCGTGGTCGAACAGTACGCGCGCGTC
This is a stretch of genomic DNA from Streptomyces sp. TG1A-8. It encodes these proteins:
- a CDS encoding serine hydrolase domain-containing protein, whose amino-acid sequence is MDVNGVVAEGFEPVREAFAANFARGGERGAAVAVYRDGHKVVDLWGGARDVDGTAPWEPDTAQVVRSATKGVAAAALLLLHQRGELDLDAPVGTYWPEYKTAGKDRTLVRHLLGHRAGVPVLDRPLTPGEAADPGLGAAAVAAQAPVWEPGTDHGYHAQTYSWLTGELVRRITGLGVGEWIAREVAGPVGADLWLGLPEAAQDRVGRMGPVEAPQPTGGLRIRPKKTVTEAYADPGSLTRRAFAAITPLPDENAPAYRAAALPASNGIATADGLARFYASLIGEVDGGTRLFTPATAELARAEQSAGADRVLIVGTRFGAGYMLHGSASPLLSPASFGHPGRGGPLGFADPEAGIAFGYVTNGFRKSVTADPRAQALVRALRTALGRRAGGLTR
- a CDS encoding energy-coupling factor ABC transporter ATP-binding protein; translated protein: MDPVTAPASLEVSGLAFAYPDGHQALFGVDFSVARGERVALLGPNGAGKTTLVLHLNGILGGGTGTVTVAGLPVGKKHMATVRQKVGIVFQDPDDQLFMPTVREDVAFGPAAAGVRGAALEERVRTALERVGMQDFADRPPHHLSFGQRRRVAVATVLATEPEILVLDEPSSNLDPASRRELADVLRSLDVTVLMVTHDLPYALELCPRALILSDGVIAADGPTGRLLSDEALMRAHRLELPFGFDPRSVATGT
- the cbiQ gene encoding cobalt ECF transporter T component CbiQ: MGAGHAHRLYRHGHSPVHALPPHTKLAAAFAFVVVVVSTPRGAVWAFAVYAVLLAHVARRARVPAGFLLKRLLIEVPFVAFAVLMPFVAEGERVHVLGLSLSAGGLWGAWNVLAKGTLGVAASVLLAATTELRELLLGLQRLKLPPLLVQIASFMIRYGDVITDEMRRMRIARESRGFEARGVRHWGVLAKSAGALFIRSYERGERVHLAMVSRGYAGSMPVIDEVTASRAQWSSALALPCAALAVCVLGWTL
- a CDS encoding energy-coupling factor ABC transporter permease, which gives rise to MHVPDGFIDAPTSAVAGVVAAGALAVSLRGARRELDERTAPLAGLVAAFIFAVQMLNFPVAAGTSGHLLGGALAAILVGPYTGVLCVSVVLLMQGVLFADGGLTALGVNITDMAVTTTVVAYAVFRALLSVLPRRRRAVTVASFVAALVSVPAAACVFTLVYAIGGTTDVPIGKVATAMIGVHVLIGVGEAVITALTVSAVVAVRPDLVHGARGLRQRLKLRVDGELVDVPAAAEPVAARTSRRTLWVTGLVTSLVLAGFVSFYASSSPDGLEKVAHDKGIDAGARPHTASGSPLAGYGVKDVADARLSGGLAGVIGVGVTVVAGSTVFWAVRRRRGTDVSPASTAGTGV